The following are encoded together in the Oncorhynchus masou masou isolate Uvic2021 chromosome 5, UVic_Omas_1.1, whole genome shotgun sequence genome:
- the LOC135527686 gene encoding uncharacterized protein LOC135527686 isoform X1 → MATRAAYFSPSEAQILMEAYEEVKDIIKKKGNTATVIKQREKAWQSIADRLNALNMNGPKRTWQLVKIKYKNILQNAVKKNTHRQGTGGGSPKADLTPAEDMALELNKGRPVLEGIPGGKETSIGSSQDATRFIQVSGSTVFLLEPPAQAPDDADPGEGPSATAHDGDDDEEETISLDSRRHEDPDAIQWENQPGNISSQAIRKLYGNHLRRQIELADIDIQYKKKKMENLALESEIKKRTIRKLDLEIKNLRGSSKKMTQLKIKIRYILVKSSEP, encoded by the exons atggcaactagagccgcgtacttttccccgtcggaagcacaaatcctcatggaggcatacgaggaggtaaaagatataattaagaagaaaggcaacaccgccacagtgataaagcaaagagaaaaagcgtggcaaagtattgcagaccgcctgaatgc attaaacatgaacgggccaaaacggacatggcagctggtcaaaatcaaatacaagaacattctgcagaatg cagtgaaaaagaatacccaccgacaaggcacgggtggtgggtcaccaaaggctgaccttaccccagcagaggacatggccttggagctaaataaaggcaggcccgtcttagaggggatccctggggggaaagagacgagcataggttcctcccaagatgccacccgcttcattcaag tgtctggcagcactgtgttcctgttagagccaccagcacaagcaccagacgatgctgatcca ggtgaaggccccagtgcaacagcacatgatggagacgatgatgaggaggagaccatctctctggattccagaaggcatgag gacccagatgctatacagtgggaaaaccagcctggcaacata agctcacaagctatcagaaagttgtatggcaaccacctccggcgccaaatagaactggcagacatagacattcagtacaagaagaaaaagatggaaaatcttgcactggagtccgaaataaaaaagaggacaattaggaaactggaccttgaaataaaaaacttgagagggag ctccaagaagatgacacagctcaaaataaaaattaggtatattctcgtaaagtcaagtgagccatga
- the LOC135527686 gene encoding uncharacterized protein LOC135527686 isoform X2, which yields MNGPKRTWQLVKIKYKNILQNAVKKNTHRQGTGGGSPKADLTPAEDMALELNKGRPVLEGIPGGKETSIGSSQDATRFIQVSGSTVFLLEPPAQAPDDADPGEGPSATAHDGDDDEEETISLDSRRHEDPDAIQWENQPGNISSQAIRKLYGNHLRRQIELADIDIQYKKKKMENLALESEIKKRTIRKLDLEIKNLRGSSKKMTQLKIKIRYILVKSSEP from the exons atgaacgggccaaaacggacatggcagctggtcaaaatcaaatacaagaacattctgcagaatg cagtgaaaaagaatacccaccgacaaggcacgggtggtgggtcaccaaaggctgaccttaccccagcagaggacatggccttggagctaaataaaggcaggcccgtcttagaggggatccctggggggaaagagacgagcataggttcctcccaagatgccacccgcttcattcaag tgtctggcagcactgtgttcctgttagagccaccagcacaagcaccagacgatgctgatcca ggtgaaggccccagtgcaacagcacatgatggagacgatgatgaggaggagaccatctctctggattccagaaggcatgag gacccagatgctatacagtgggaaaaccagcctggcaacata agctcacaagctatcagaaagttgtatggcaaccacctccggcgccaaatagaactggcagacatagacattcagtacaagaagaaaaagatggaaaatcttgcactggagtccgaaataaaaaagaggacaattaggaaactggaccttgaaataaaaaacttgagagggag ctccaagaagatgacacagctcaaaataaaaattaggtatattctcgtaaagtcaagtgagccatga